In Brevinematales bacterium, the sequence AGAAGTGGGACGGCAGCGATATAGAAAACGTACCCGTGATGATAAAGATCAAGGGAAAGTGCACCACCGACCATATTTCCCCGGCGGGCGAATGGCTGAAATACCGCGGGCATCTGCGGAATATCTCGCGGAATATGTACCTCGGGGCGGTGAACGCCTATACGGGAGACGCCGGGCGGACGAAAAATATTCTGAACGGCGCGGTGGATACTCCCGCGGCAGTGGCGGCGGACTATCAATCGAAGGGTAAGGGATGGGTCGTGATCGGCGATTCGAATATCGGGGAGGGTTCGTCCCGCGAACATGCCGCGATGGAACCGCGTTTCCTCGGATGCCGAGCCGTGATCGCGAGGAGTTTCGCGCGTATCCATGAGACCAACCTTAAGAAGCAGGGGGTTCTCGCGCTGACGTTCGCCGACCCGTCGGACTACGATAAAATCCGCGAAGACGACACAGTTTCCGTCCGCGGGCTGAAGGATTTCGCGCCCGGGAAGAACCTGACGCTGGAAATCACGCATTCCGATAAATCGTCCGAGACCGCCGCGCTCAAGCACACGTTCAGCGCGAACCAGATTGAGTGGTTTGTCGCCGGCAGCGCGTTGAATCTGATCGCGAAGTCGGTGAAAGGGTCGAAATAATCGGCGAATATTTGTGTTTTTCTGGAAAAGCGATATAATAAGTATGTTCCGTTAGGGGTGCCCGTCGCGGGCTGAGAGAATACCCTTGGACCTGATCCGGGTTATACCGGCGTAGGGAAACGGTTAAAACATAACCATAACCGGCGCCAGCCGGTTTTTTATTTGGAGGGACGATGATCAATATCCGTATTAACGGCGAGACGAAGGCGATCGAGCCGATGAATGTCGGCGAACTGGTCAGGGCGCAGGGGTATTCTTACGATAAAGTCGCGCTGGAATACAATATGGTAGTGCTGCCGAAAAATCTCTGGACGGAGACGTTGATAAAGGACGGCGATATTTTTGAAATCGTCAGCTTTGTGGGAGGCGGATAATGAGCGATAACCTGATACTGGGCGGGAAGGAGTTTCGTTCGAGATTTTTCGTCGGCACGGGTAAATTTTCCAGTTCGCGGCTGATTCCCGATGTCGTCCGAGTGAGCGGTACGGAACTTGTGACGGTCGCGGTGCGCCGGGTCAATCCCGATGCGGGCGAGGAGAATATGCTGAAATTTATCCCCGAGGGTGTGACCGTGATGGCGAACACGTCCGGGGCGCGCACCGCAGACGAGGCGGTACGTATCGCGCGGCTCGCCCGTGAGATGGGATGCGGGAATTTCGTGAAAATCGAGGTCATCCGCGATATGAAGTACCTGTTCCCGGACAACGAGGAGACGCTTGCCGCGACAAAGACCCTCGCCGCCGAGGGATTCGCCGTACTGCCGTACATTTCGCCCGACCCGGTGATTTGCAGGAAGCTCGAGGACGCAGGCGCGGCGGCGGTGATGCCGCTCGGTTCGCCGATCGGCACCAATCGCGGGATCAGGACGCGCGAGCTGATAGAGATCATCATCGAGAATTCGAACGTCCCTGTCGTGGTGGATGCCGGGATAGGTCTGCCGTCGCACGCGGCGGAGGCGATGGAGATGGGCGCGGACGCGGTGCTGGTGAATACCGCTGTCGCGACCGCGGAAGACCCTGTGATTATCGCGGAGGCTTTCGCGCTTGCGATTCGCGCGGGCCGGATGGCGTTTCTCGCGAACGCGCGCGCCCCGCGTAAAGAAGCGTCCGCGAGTTCGCCGTTAACGGGCTTCCTCGGGGAGTGACGGTATGTCACCGCGAGCGAAGCGCGGCGGTCGATGATAAAAAGATGCGGCAAATAGATTGCTTCTGCCGCGCTTCAAAAAATATTGTTGCGCGGTATCGCAATGACAGGGATGCATGTCACCCTTCGACCGGCTCAGGGTGACGGGGGATTTGACTGATAACGGAAATCTACTGAGAGAAGGATTATGAATATACAGGATATGATCGAAAAATGGAATTCGTTTGACTTCGAGGGATACTTCAGCAAGGTTACGGACGGGGATATCGGGAACGCGCTCGCGCGGGAGCATTCCGACGAGTACGACCTGCTCGCGCTCCTTTCACCCGCCGCGGATAAATATCTCGAACAGATGGCGCGGAAGGCGCGCGAATTGACCGTCCGGCACTTCGGGAGGGTGATTCAGCTCTATATCCCGCTCTATCTCGCGAATTTCTGCTCGAACTCGTGCGTCTACTGCGGGTTCAGCGCGCGGAACCGTTTCGAACGGTCGAAACTCTCGATGGACGAGATCGAGTCGAACGCGGCGGAGATCGCGCGGACGGGAATGAAACATCTGCTGATACTGACCGGGGAGTCCCGCAAGGATACCCCGCCGGAATATATTGCCGACGCGGTACGCCGCCTGCGGAAGTATTTCCCGTCGGTGTCGATCGAGGTTTACCCGATGGAGAAGGACGAATACCGGATGCTGAAGGACGCCGGGGTGGACGGGTTGACCATTTATCAGGAGACCTACGACAGGAAAGTTTATTCCGAGGTGCATCCTGCGGGCAGGAAGCGCGATTACGCCTACCGTTTGGATACTCCCGCGCGCGGCGCGGAAGCGGGATTCCGCTGGGTGAATATCGGCGCGCTTTACGGACTCGCCGATCCCGCGAAGGAAGCGTTCATGTCCGCCCTCCATGCGAAATACCTCCAGAATAAATACATCGATACTGAAATCAGTCTATCGTTACCCCGGATGAACGAGGCCGAGGGCGGGTATCATGCGAAATATACCCTCGGCGACCGCGATTATGTAAAAACGATGCTCGCGTTTCGGATATTTCTCCCGCGCGCGGGGATAACCCTGTCCACACGCGAACGCGCGGAGTTCCGCGACCGGTTACTCCCGCTCGGTATCACCCGGATTTCCGCGGGGTCGATGACCACTGTCGGCGGGTACGATGTTCACAGCGCGGACGTGCCGCAGTTCGAGGTTTCCGACTGCCGGAGCGTGGACGAGGTGGTGAAGGCAATAGCCGCCAACGGCTACGAGCCCGTGTTCCAGGATTGGGTCGCCCTATGAAGGTCGGGATTGCCGGGGCAGGCGGTCTCGGGAGCAATATCGCGATGCATCTCGTCCGCGCGGGGGTGTCCGGCATCGTGATCGCGGACTTCGACGTTGTCGAGGAAAGCAACCTGAACCGTCAGTTCTATTTCCGCGACCAGATCGGGATGAAAAAGACCGAGGCGGTCGTAGTCAACCTGAAACGCATCGATCCCGGCGCGGAGATTAACGCGGTGGATATCAGGCTGGATAGCGAAAATATCGCGGGGGTATTCGCGGACTGCGGGATAGTCGCTGAGGCGTTCGACCGCGCGGACTGCAAGGCGATGCTGCTGAATGCGCTCGGCGGCGCGGGGAAGAAGATTGTCGCCGCGTCCGGGGTTGCCGGGCTATATACAGAAGGGATACGGACGCGCGGGTTCGGGGAAAATATTAAAATTATCGGGGATTTCGTCTCGGACAACACGCTGAAACCGCTTTATTCCGCGAAAGTCGGGACGGCGGCCGCGATAATGGCCGGGATTATCCTCGAATGGATGGGATATGCCGATGAAAAATAAAATATTACCGCATGGGGTTTACGCGATCACCGCTGAGCAATTTTCCGGCGGGCGGAAAAATACCGATGCCGCGCGGGATATGGCCGGGGGCGGGGCGAAGGTAATCCAATACCGGCAGAAGCACGGGAAAAGCCCGCGCGAGATGCTCGACGAATGCCGCGAAATACGTAAAATAACCCGCGATTACGGGGTGATCTTCATTGTGAACGATTATATCGATATCGCGATACTTTCCGGGGCGGACGGGATTCATGTCGGGCAGGACGATCTTCCGCTGAACGAGGTACGCAGGCTCGCCCCGGAGATGATAATAGGGGTGTCCACCCATTCGCCGGAGCAGGCGCAAACCGCTATGCGCGACGGGGCGGATTATATCGGGGTCGGCCCGTTATACGAAACCCATACCAAGACGGACGTGATTGCGCCGGTGGGGTTGGGGTATCTCGAGTATGTCGCGGCGAATATCAAGATGCCGTATGTCGCGATAGGCGGGATCAAGATGCATAATCTGCGGGATGTGCTCGAGCGCGGGGCGAAAACAGTCGCGATGGTGACCGAAATTGTCGAGGCGGAGGATATCGCGCAACGGGTACGCGAGATCAGGCGGATAATGGAAGATTACGGGATTACTGGGTGATTATCGTTTTGCCGGGCAGGTAGCTCTTCAGTTCGACGTCGAAATTGATGCTCTGCGAGGACGCTGAGTAGGACGGCACTTTCAGCAGAATGGGAATCCGTTCCGGCGTGTTCAGGATGCTGACCTGGAAATTCATCCCCCCGACTTCCTCGAGGTGAATCACGCCCTTCTGTTTACCCTTGAAGCTGATGGTCTTATACTGAGGCTTGAACACCGTCTTGGTGGGCGTCTCGCCGAAAAGGTACATGATCTCGATATTCAGTTTGTTATTGATATAATAATCGTAATCGATCAGGCGGACGAACTGAATGAGCGAGTAAAAATTCAGTATTGATTGCCCCTCGTACTTGATGACCGTCGTACCGCTTCCGCCCTTGTCGTGCTTATACTCGATCTTGCCGGGATAGAACGTGAAAAACATGTGGTCGACCCAGTCGCCTTCCTTAATCCATTTTTCGTTATATAACGGGGTAATATCCTTCGGCAGGAAGTAGGTGATCTCGCGGTCGTTCAGGTTATACACCGACGAGACGAACTGCGAGGATTTGATGGAGCCGCTGCCGACTATGACCTGTTTGCCCTTGTATTCCTTTTTAGAATCGATCGTGATAATCTGGTCGCCCAGATACGCGCCCAGCGCGGATACGGAATAAATCAGCTTTTCGCCGAGTTTCAGGGGATAATTTTTCGATAGTTTAATTTCGGAATAACCGGGGATTAAAAACAAAATAAGCAGAAGGGAGGCGAATAGAAACCTCATTTTTTCTTGCTCTCTTTAAGTTTTATCAGTTCTCCGCGCGCCATTTCCTCGACCGCCTCATGCGCATCGTTGATCTTATCGCGCTCGATTATCTCGCGGCGCATCAATTCTTCGACCATCTCATGCGCGCGGTTAATCATATCCTTCTCGATCAGCGCTTTCCGCTGGAGTTCCTCGACAATCTGGTGTGCCTGGTTGATTTTATCCTCGTCGATCATCTGCCTTCTGGAAAGCTCTTCGACAATTTCATGGGCGCTGATGATCTTATCGCGGTCTATCAGTTCCTGCCGCGCTAATTCTTCGACTATTTCATATGCCTGATTGGTCATATCTTTATCTAACAGTTCGTGCCGCGCGAATTCCTCGACAATTTCATGGGCGCGGTTGATTTTATCCATCTCGATCAGTTCTTTACGCGCGAGCTCCTCAACCATCTCGTGAGCCTCGTTCAAACGGTCGAGATCCTGCAATTCCTGCCGCGCGAGTTCCTCGACCCGTTCGTAGGCGCTCTTGATCTGGTCGTCGAACACCCGTTCGTCGCGGACAAAATCCTGTAACGATTCGTAAGCCTTGATGATTTTCAGCAGGTCGATCATCTGGTGACGCTTCCAGTCGTCGAGCGCTTCGTATGCGCGGAGCATTTTATCGTCGATAATCCGTTCCTTACGGTGGAATTCCTCGATACGTTCGTAAGCCTCGAGAAGTTTCAGGATATCGGAAACGGAGGTGGTATACCCCATGGAGGTCTCGAATTTCTTGGCAAGCCCGATGTCGTCGACCAGAACGACCTTCGCTTCGCGCTTCTCCTTGATCATCTCCTGCCGCGCGAGTTCCGCGACCACCTCGAATGCGCGGGTGATATGATCGCGGTCGATCAGTTCCTTGCGGGCGAGCTGTTCGACAACCAGATGGGCGTTGATCGCCTGGTTGGCGTCCTTCAGTTCCTTGCGGGCGAGTTCGAACGCGTTCTCGAATGCGTCTATCGTCTTATCTTTCTGGATTTGTTCGGTGCGGCTGAGTTCTTCGGCGATCTCCATCGCTTTGATGGCCTGATCTTTACTCAGGAGTTCCTGACGGGCGAGCTCTTCCACCAATTCGTGGGCGCGGATTTCCTTCTCTTTATCGATCCGTTCCTTGCGCGACATTTCCTCGACCACTTCATGCGCGCGGATTGCGTTGGTCTTATCGAGGAGTTCCTGGCGGGCGAGCTCCTCCACCAGTTCGTATGCCTGAAGCGCCGCGTCCTTCTGGATCATATCCTTACGCGCCATTTCCTCGGCGATTTCATGCGCGCTCAGCATCTCGTCGCGCTCCATCAGTTCCTTACGGCTGAAATCGGACACGCGTTCGTACATGAATATTATTTTATCCGCTTGTTCGAGCTTCTTTTTTAGTTCAGAATTTTCTTTCTTCATTTCTTCGAGCACATGTTTCCTGTCAAGGATGCTCATGGGAAACCTCCCTGAGTATAAATTCCTTCGTGTGATACGATAGCATATAACAGATTTCCATTTTTAGCAACTATTTTTTTATATCGCCGGAAATTAAACGATGAACATCGCGTCCCCGTAACTGTAAAACCTGTAACGCCGTTCTATCGCCTGACGATACGCTTCCTTCGTGAAGTCCATCCCCGCGAACGCGTAGACCAGAAGGAGCAAAGTCGAACGCGGCATATGGAAATTCGTTACCAGCGCGTCCATCGCCTGGAACTCATAGGGCGGCGAAATCATCAATCCGGTGTACCCGGCGTAGGGTTCCCACCCGTGCGACGCCATCGTCTCGAGAGAACGGGCGACTGTGGTGCCGACCGCGATAACCCGTCCGCCCCTTTTACGCGTCGCGCGTATCAGTTCGATAGTCTCCCTCGGCACTTCCACCCATTCCCGGTGGATTTTAAACTCGCCGGCCTCGGTATCCATCGGTTTAAACGTGCCCGGCCCAACATGCAGGGTGACATACCCGAACGCGAGGCCTTTTTCTTCTATATTATCGATCAGTTGCTTCGAGAAGTGAAGCGATGCGGTTGGCGCGGCGACAGAACCGGGCATTTTCGCGAACAGCGACTGGTACCATTCGTCGTCCTCGGGAAATTGCGCGGGAAGATGCATTGTCTTCCGCTTATGCACGATGTACGGCGGAACAGGCATGACGCCCATGCGGTCGATATCGTCCGGCGTCAGTTCGCGTTCGAACTCCAGCAGAAAATCCCCGTCTACGTCGCGGCTCCCGACTACGGCGCGGATTTCCCCGAAATGCAGGACTGTTCCCGCCGGGTGCTTGCGCGCGTTGCGCAGGAGTATCTTCCAGACACGGTCTCCCGCGCGTTCGACCAGCAGCGCCTCGGTCTTTCCGCCGGTCTCGCGGGTTCCGAAGAGGCGGGCTTTTATAACGCGGGTATTGTTGAATATCAGGCAGTCGTCCGGGCGAAGGATATCGAGTATCGACGTGAACGATTGATGGCGTATTTCCCGTGACGCGCGGTCGAGAATCATCAGGCGGGAGGAATCCCTTCGGGATACCGGTTTCTCGGCGATCAGGTCTTCGGGTAACGGGTAATCGAGGTCGGATAAGCGGACGGGTAGATTCATTCGGCGAAGGCCTTAAACATCGAGGCTTTCGAAAAGATGAGTCGCGTAGGTTTCCACATCGGAGAGCTTGAACGGCTCCTCATGGCCGGGGTAAATCGTGATATCGTGAGGGAGTTTCAGTATTTTTTTCAGCGAATTTTCCAGTTTTTTAGCGCTTCCGCCGGGGAAATCAGTCCTGCCGACCGAGCCGTTAAAAATTAAATCCCCCGAAAAAAGAACCTTTTTCGCCTCGTTGTAGAGCGCGATACTGCCTTCGGTATGCCCGGGGACATGCATGACCTTGAATACGTAGGTTCCGATCTCCAGCACAGTGCCTTCCTCGTGGATAACGATATCGGCCGGTACGGATATGACCGGGTCGACAAACATAGTGGACATATTCGCCGCGGGGTCGGTCAGCATATGGGAGTCCTTCTCATGGATCACCAGTTCAGCGCCTGTGCCGTTCTTCAGGAAGGTGTTGCCGCCGAGGTGGTCGAAATGGCCGTGGGTGTTCACGATATATTTAAGGCTCATCCCCCGGATAACCGACATGATCTCTAAAGAATTAACCCCCGGATCAATCACCATAGCTTCTTTCGCGTCCGGGTCGATGACGACATAGCAGTTTACGTCGAACGGACCCATACCTATACGGACTATTTTCACAGTAGTCTCCGTCAGAAAATGTGTATTAAGGGCGGTTCCAAAAACTCTCCCAGAGATAACAAACTTACCTGTTCTTTCTTTCTGACCGCTCAGAAAGAAAGTAGGAGTATTTCTTGAACTTTCTAAGAACTCGTCTGAGTTTTTAGAAGTGACCTTAAATATTATAACAGGAGGCTTAAAATATCAAGAAAAAATGGGTTAGACGGGGCGGAAAACGGTGAAATTATAACTTTCCTGTAATTAACTCGTATACCAACTCAACCAAGCCGTCCATTTCCGTTTTAGAGAGGGTTTTTTCTCCGGTGACAATCGTCCGCTTCCACATCATATCCCCGATGCCCCATAGCAGAAAAATCAGCGTATCGAGGCGGTGTTCCGGTATCTCTATTTTACTGATACCCAGGCTCTGCTGGAGGATTCCCTTAATAATCCCTCCGCTTTTCAGGTAGATACTGCCGAGCGCCTCTTTGATATCTTCGTCCTCCACCTCGGAGAACGCTTTATAGAGGATTTTATACAGCCCGCTCGCCTCGGAATGACGGATATAGAAATTATCCCCCAGTACACGGAGGTTGGATTTCAGGTCGGCGTCGGGGGACACTCCATCGATAAAAAACTCCGCCATCCGTTTACTGATATACTGGAGAACCTCGATAAATAAATCCCGTTTATTCTCGAAATAACGGTAGATCGTGCCCTCGGCGATACCCGCCTTTCGCGCGATCTCGGAGGTGGTCATATTCTGGTAATTCTGGTGATTGAGAATATCGATCGCAGCCTGGAGAATCAGTTCACGTTTATTATCGGATGCCATAGTTTGTCCTTATTTTGCCGATTTATCCCTGATAAATTCGATAACCTGGATGAGTTGATTATTGGCGTCATACACCGGGATACCCCTGATCTCTATTACATGCGGGTTTCCGGAAGAGTCGTTGACGGAATGCTCGAGTATGATTTCCTTTCCTGTGGTGCGGATCGTATCGATTGTGCACTCGAGCCCCGAGCTCCCGCAGGGAATATTCAGGTCGTTGATTAACTGGTAGCAGTGCGACGGTTCGGTAAAATTATCGGTGAGTTCGTGACGGTTCGTCATATCGACCGAATAATCCTCGACATTGATAACAAAAAACGGGAAATCGAGCGCGCCCATGGCGGTATAAAGTACGGCGTTTTCCTTGGACATCGATTCGTTCTGCTTCTGCAGCTCGAAATCCTTCCGTTCGATCTCCATCTGGAAAACATACCGCCGGAACGCTTTGCTGACAAGATGGGGCAATATCCGCAGATAGTTGAAGTCGGCGTCCTTCAGGAATACTTCGACCTCGTCGAATTTCAGTACGCCGGAAATATCCTCGCGGGACAGGTCGCCGGTCAGGAAAATGATAGGGGGCAGAACCTCGATCCTGTCGAGGAACGCAAGCAGGAGTTCGAATAACTGGGAAGATAACGGGTCTATGTCCATCACCAGAACGCGGCAGTCGTTATGAACGAAATGGGTAACCACATCCTCGCCCGGGGGAAGAAAAACCGGTATCAGCTCGGGAGACTGTAACGCGTCGGCATACTTATCTTTATCCTCGCCCGGAACCGCAAGCAGTATCTTATGAGCGTCTTTTTTCAGCATGAGAAAACCCCTTACACCCCATGAACATATTATTGTAAGACTATAGGGATAAAAACGCAAAAAACTCCCATAGAACAAACACAATACTTTTCAAATATAACGGAATGCTCTATAATATTTCGTGTATGGAGGGATGATATGGGTAAACTCAAATTGGAACTTTCCCCGGTAGGAAACAGGCTTTTCGACGAGGCGATAGCGAAGTCGTTGACCGAGATTCAATCGTTCAAACGCGTGCGTACTAAGTTCTTCTATCCTGTCTCCGAGGGCGGAAATATCGACTGTATCGAACTGCGGCAGATAATCGATAACCTGGTCAAGGAATTTAACCTCAGGTTCTCCGAGGAGCACCGCGATACCGGGTATATGAGCTTCCTCAATAATAAGGCGTTCGACGTATTCAATATGCGGATTCACCGCCTGTCGCCGGATCATTACCTCGTAGTGACTCAGAAAAAGGACGGACACCCCGTATTTATCATCCACGATAAACAAATCAGCCAGAAAGATAACCTGCTGATACGATGGACGGACGACAAAATGACCGAAGCGTCGCAGGAAAATATCCCGTTCCATATCCCGCGCGAAATTCTGGAGATGGAGTAAAGGATGTAATCCTGTTTTGGCTACCGCCTATGCAGGCTCTCGAAACAAAGTTCTTCTTCGCAGAGAATCGATTCTATCTTTGCGTAAAACTCGTCCGGCTTAAACGATTCCGCGTTACGGATCAATCCGCCCGCCATCTCGGCATGCCCTCCGCCGTTACCGATACCCTCGAGCGCCTGACGGATCACCCGTGACGCGTTCCACTCGGGCACCTCGCTCCTGATGGAAACATTCACGAATTCCCCGTTTCGCGCGCACAGTATCATAAAATTCACTTCGCGAAGCGCGAGAAAGAAATCGCCGAGTATCCCCAGCAGGTTCTGGTTGCACCCCTGCGGGAAATAACAGAAGCCGATGCGGTCTTTTATCTGAATATGGTCGATCGCGTACTTGTAGAAACGAAGGTCCTCGGTCTGGATATGGTTGCGGAGAATAGTGTTTGCGAGCTGGTGGTCGGTAAGCTCGAACAGCCGCCCGAATACCTCGACATCGTCGGGAGATACTTTACGGGTCAGGAGCGCGGTATCCACCTCGAGGCCGATATAAAGGGCGGTGGCGATATCCCGTGGGATAATCTCGTCCAGCTCGTGATAGTACGATGCAATGATGGTCGAACACGAGCCGTAGTGCGGACGGATATCGGTAAATTTCACCGATTCGGGGTTGGATACGAGGTGGTGGTCGATTACCGCGATCTCGTCTCCCGGCAGGTCGGTGACATTTTTATTCCCCTTACATCCATCAACGATGACGATATAGTCATGCTCGAAGATTTCTATCTCGTTGGCGCATACCAACGGAATTTGAAGACGCTCGATCATCGACATCAGGGTAGGCGTCTGAATTTCCCCGGCATAGACGATAACCGGGATAAATCCGCGCTGGAGGAATAGATTGCGCAGGGCGAACGCCGAAGCGACCGCGTCCGCGTCGGGAAAATCATGCGTTTGGATATAAAACTTCGGCGAACGCCGGAGAAAGTCGATCAATTCATTTATCATGTCTCACCCCGTGATTATTGTATCATTTACCGGTAATATGTCAATGATTTTCGGGTTAATATTCATTACAAAAGATGCCGTGCGTGAATGTTATACTCATGTGTTAGCGATAAAAATAGTTTAACATCCGTCTACCGGATTTTTATTAACTATGGTATACTATTTGATGAAAGAATGACTCTATGACAGGAGATGAATATGAAAAGATGGGTATTTGTTCTCATGGCGGGGTTATTTGCGTCGTCGTGCGATTTGTTCAATACCGCGCTCTCCGATACATCAAGTAAGACAAAAGTATGGTCGATGGAAGTGTTCCATGCGCCCGACGGGATGTCGCAGGACGAATTCGGCAAGGCGGTGGCGTTATCGTCCAACGGAACGACCCTGGTTGTCGGCGCGCCGTCGGACGACGATATGGGATGGACTTCCGGCTCGGTGTATATATTCCGGAAAGTATGGAGCGGGTGGACGACAAAAAAATTGGTCGCTTCCGACGGGGCATCGTCTGATATGTACGGGTCTTCCGTCGCGGTATCCGCCGACGGGAATATCCTGCTGGTGGGGGCATACGGTAAAAGCAGCAGCAGGGGCGCAGTCTATCTTTATATGTGGAACGGCACCGATTGGGTGGAAACTAAACTGACCGCTCCCGGGGCGGCAGTCGGGGAAAGATTTGGCTTTTCGGTGGCTATTTCCGGCGACGGGAATAAACTTTTAGCCGGCGCATGGGGAAACAACGACGGCGGTACGTTAGTAGGAGCCGCATATTTATTTAAATGGAGCGGCGTGGCATGGAATACGAATAAAATAACTCCTTATTGGGGAACCATATTCGGCGAATTCGGACTGTCCGTTTCCATGGC encodes:
- the thiS gene encoding sulfur carrier protein ThiS — protein: MINIRINGETKAIEPMNVGELVRAQGYSYDKVALEYNMVVLPKNLWTETLIKDGDIFEIVSFVGGG
- a CDS encoding thiazole synthase; its protein translation is MSDNLILGGKEFRSRFFVGTGKFSSSRLIPDVVRVSGTELVTVAVRRVNPDAGEENMLKFIPEGVTVMANTSGARTADEAVRIARLAREMGCGNFVKIEVIRDMKYLFPDNEETLAATKTLAAEGFAVLPYISPDPVICRKLEDAGAAAVMPLGSPIGTNRGIRTRELIEIIIENSNVPVVVDAGIGLPSHAAEAMEMGADAVLVNTAVATAEDPVIIAEAFALAIRAGRMAFLANARAPRKEASASSPLTGFLGE
- the thiH gene encoding 2-iminoacetate synthase ThiH; the encoded protein is MNIQDMIEKWNSFDFEGYFSKVTDGDIGNALAREHSDEYDLLALLSPAADKYLEQMARKARELTVRHFGRVIQLYIPLYLANFCSNSCVYCGFSARNRFERSKLSMDEIESNAAEIARTGMKHLLILTGESRKDTPPEYIADAVRRLRKYFPSVSIEVYPMEKDEYRMLKDAGVDGLTIYQETYDRKVYSEVHPAGRKRDYAYRLDTPARGAEAGFRWVNIGALYGLADPAKEAFMSALHAKYLQNKYIDTEISLSLPRMNEAEGGYHAKYTLGDRDYVKTMLAFRIFLPRAGITLSTRERAEFRDRLLPLGITRISAGSMTTVGGYDVHSADVPQFEVSDCRSVDEVVKAIAANGYEPVFQDWVAL
- the thiF gene encoding sulfur carrier protein ThiS adenylyltransferase ThiF — its product is MKVGIAGAGGLGSNIAMHLVRAGVSGIVIADFDVVEESNLNRQFYFRDQIGMKKTEAVVVNLKRIDPGAEINAVDIRLDSENIAGVFADCGIVAEAFDRADCKAMLLNALGGAGKKIVAASGVAGLYTEGIRTRGFGENIKIIGDFVSDNTLKPLYSAKVGTAAAIMAGIILEWMGYADEK
- the thiE gene encoding thiamine phosphate synthase, giving the protein MPMKNKILPHGVYAITAEQFSGGRKNTDAARDMAGGGAKVIQYRQKHGKSPREMLDECREIRKITRDYGVIFIVNDYIDIAILSGADGIHVGQDDLPLNEVRRLAPEMIIGVSTHSPEQAQTAMRDGADYIGVGPLYETHTKTDVIAPVGLGYLEYVAANIKMPYVAIGGIKMHNLRDVLERGAKTVAMVTEIVEAEDIAQRVREIRRIMEDYGITG
- the queA gene encoding tRNA preQ1(34) S-adenosylmethionine ribosyltransferase-isomerase QueA — encoded protein: MNLPVRLSDLDYPLPEDLIAEKPVSRRDSSRLMILDRASREIRHQSFTSILDILRPDDCLIFNNTRVIKARLFGTRETGGKTEALLVERAGDRVWKILLRNARKHPAGTVLHFGEIRAVVGSRDVDGDFLLEFERELTPDDIDRMGVMPVPPYIVHKRKTMHLPAQFPEDDEWYQSLFAKMPGSVAAPTASLHFSKQLIDNIEEKGLAFGYVTLHVGPGTFKPMDTEAGEFKIHREWVEVPRETIELIRATRKRGGRVIAVGTTVARSLETMASHGWEPYAGYTGLMISPPYEFQAMDALVTNFHMPRSTLLLLVYAFAGMDFTKEAYRQAIERRYRFYSYGDAMFIV
- a CDS encoding MBL fold metallo-hydrolase → MKIVRIGMGPFDVNCYVVIDPDAKEAMVIDPGVNSLEIMSVIRGMSLKYIVNTHGHFDHLGGNTFLKNGTGAELVIHEKDSHMLTDPAANMSTMFVDPVISVPADIVIHEEGTVLEIGTYVFKVMHVPGHTEGSIALYNEAKKVLFSGDLIFNGSVGRTDFPGGSAKKLENSLKKILKLPHDITIYPGHEEPFKLSDVETYATHLFESLDV
- a CDS encoding TetR/AcrR family transcriptional regulator — its product is MASDNKRELILQAAIDILNHQNYQNMTTSEIARKAGIAEGTIYRYFENKRDLFIEVLQYISKRMAEFFIDGVSPDADLKSNLRVLGDNFYIRHSEASGLYKILYKAFSEVEDEDIKEALGSIYLKSGGIIKGILQQSLGISKIEIPEHRLDTLIFLLWGIGDMMWKRTIVTGEKTLSKTEMDGLVELVYELITGKL
- a CDS encoding recombinase RecJ, which gives rise to MINELIDFLRRSPKFYIQTHDFPDADAVASAFALRNLFLQRGFIPVIVYAGEIQTPTLMSMIERLQIPLVCANEIEIFEHDYIVIVDGCKGNKNVTDLPGDEIAVIDHHLVSNPESVKFTDIRPHYGSCSTIIASYYHELDEIIPRDIATALYIGLEVDTALLTRKVSPDDVEVFGRLFELTDHQLANTILRNHIQTEDLRFYKYAIDHIQIKDRIGFCYFPQGCNQNLLGILGDFFLALREVNFMILCARNGEFVNVSIRSEVPEWNASRVIRQALEGIGNGGGHAEMAGGLIRNAESFKPDEFYAKIESILCEEELCFESLHRR